The DNA sequence TTTTATCGTAAAGATAAAATTTGATCGGCATAATGCAATAATCACTATGCATGCTACGAGACAGTCGAAAGGCTAGATGCGAAAAGTCGCTAAACGATATGGTCGAAGAGACAAAAGTTATCAGGCGAGGATCTCTGCGCAAAACGATGTTTTACCCATTATATTTTGGCTTCTTTGCTAACAAGAATATTACATCTGTGTTTCTCTCGATTCAGGTGTATAGCTAAGCTCAGCCATGGTTCCTCACGCGCTTCTCATTCCTTTTCCTGCACAGGGTCACATTAATCCCATGATGCAACTTGCCTGGAAGCTCGTCTCCCATGGTTTCCTCCTCACTTTCCTCAACTCTGACAGTAATCATAACAGCATACTCAAAGCCAACGCTCCAAATTCTTTGCATGATAACATCCGAATGATATCCGTTCCCTTTGAATTCCCAGTTATGGATACTCTGGAAGGCGTTGGAAATGGCATGGACGCAGTGGAAAAGTGCATGGGGCCTTCTGTTATTGATAGAGTAATTCAGGAAATAAATGCCAGGGAAGAAGAAAACAAGCTCACCTGTATAATTGCAGACGCCTGGATGTCCTTTGGTTTACACCCGCTAGCCACGCTTCACAAAGTTCCCCTCGCCGTTTTCCACACTGCTCCCGTTTCAATCTTCGCCATTCACTACTTCATTACCAATATGGTCTCACTTGGTGTCGTTTCATCCGATGGTAATATATAATCATCCACTTTTAATTGATTTTAGTTTTTCTTTTATGATTCAAACAACATTTAAATAGCTTTTCCATCCTTGTGGATTTTGTTGTGAAGGAATTCCAAAGCAAGATCAAAAAACAAAATATCTTCCCTCCATGCCGCCGCTGCGTTCTGGAGATCTTACGTGGTTGTGGGGAGGCGAATACTTTTTTCGGAAAGGTACTCGCATGGCACAAGAAATCAAGCACATTAAATGGATCCTCTTCAATTCTTTCTTAGAGATCGAAGCTCCAGTAGTCGAAACGTTGTCCAAAGAAGTGGGCGTGTATCCAATAGGCCCTCTAATTCCTCCTGAGTTTCTCCATAGTACGGCGAGCACGAAGGTCCTGCCAAGCTTACGGAAACATGAGACGGAATGCTTACAATGGCTAGATAAACAGTGTACCCACTCTGTGATCTACATATCCTTTGGAAGTACTGGAATTATGAGTGAAAAGCAAGTGGAAGAGCTTGCGCTGGGATTAGATGCCACACAGAGACCATTTCTGTGGGTTGTGCGCTCCGATCTGATGAAAGGAAGCGAAGCTATTTTACCTGCTGGTTTCTTGGAGCGAGTGAGAGATAGAGGTTGCATAGTTTCCTGGGCGCCACAGTTAGAGGTGTTATCTCATCCTTCCTTAGCCTGTTTTGTGACTCACTGTGGGTGGAACTCTGTGCAGGAAAGCATCACCATGGGCGTGCCTATGCTTTGTTGGCCTTATTTTGCAGACCAGTTTATTAACCGAACGTATGTTGTGGATGTGTGGAAGTTGGGTTTGCCGTTGGATGCGAATAGCCAAGGAATTCTAGAGAAGGAAgaatttttgaaaggtgtagagatTTTACTGGAATCGGAACAAGGCCTTGAGATAAGAGAGGAAGCgagaaaattgaaaggaattgCTAGGGATACAATCAAGGACGGGGGCTCTTCATGGAATAACTTTAATCTCTTTTTGACTGCCATGAAGAGACAACCAAATGAATGACTTGCTTTCTGGAGCGATTGCTTTGTTTTACTTAGCTCGTTTATCCTGCAGAAAGGAATGCTTTTATCCTGAGCAGGACTTCTCGTCTCCAACTTCGACATAGGTTATGTCGAACCAAAACAATGTTGTGTTAAAAATGGACTTTAATTAGTAAGTATGCTTTCATTTTGCTAACTCTTCATGAAGGATGTTAACGCCGTGCAATTTCATCATAGTTGATGTTGTTACTGTATCAATTAATGATCTCGATATGTTTTGGGTATCATTGCTGAATTGAGTTTTTTATATAGAATGTTAGAgagtataatttaattttttttttaataatataatgttggattcattaatattattttattaatttttttaaaggttggatattattaatttcttttttgtTAGGGAATGTATTGTAATCATTGTTTGTTATTGAATAGGATATTGGGAGTTCTTTCGAGCCTAGCTTTACTTCAAAAACTTTTCTTGAGGTGTGTGCGAGTGTGTTTGTTGGTGTGTGTCGGTCAACAGGTGATGATTCTTTCTCATGTACCAACTTCTATTCGATCTTTGTTATTATTCCTCTTCTAAATTGTCATTATGATTAATTAAAGCCAGATAGGTCCGAACCTATCTCGCTATAATCCTATTAAATTTTTGTGAGTGTGtttgttggtgtgtgtgtgtgtgcgtgttttTGGGGGGGGGAGGGGTTGGGGGGAAATACAAGTGAGAATTTTTGTCGTGTCAACTTTTGATTTATCTCTTTCATTATTCCTCTTCTAAAGTGTTGTTTATATGTTATAATCatattaatttttttgtaaataAATTGCTATAAAATTCTCCTTCTAGAGTTAATGTAGAATATTTACATGTTTAGTTATTATGTTTAGTGTTATACATGTTTAATTATTATGTTTAGTGTTATACAGAAATAATAATGAGTTTTTTGacatattttctcttaaaagaaaacatagaaaCGAGTTTTTGGGATATTTTCTCTTACAAGAAAACATATAAGTTTTGATGCCTTTTGTTTAGGCCCTTATATTATTGATGGTCAATGTAGGTAAAGTCCTTTCTATCTCTAAGTATTGGATAAAAAATTTCATGAAACTGCCCATTCAATGACACTACTTAAAGGATTTTTTTTCTTGGTGTAATATGATCTTAAAGTGTGTACATACTCTTGTTCCTTTATGTTCTTCTATTTAATCATAATTATTTTATGATTATGATGAAGTGTTTTGTTTCCTTCAAATCTTATTTTTACTTTATGTTGTGTGGTCTTACtcctattctatgtttatttgttttgttGTATCCCTGATTTATAAATCAAATATACTTTAACTTATTAATCTTCCCATATGAGTTGTGCACCTCTAACTAAAACCAATATTTTTAATTAAGAAATAAGGCAAATATTTTTGTGAAGTAaagtggggaagggccccaacCCATACAATTCAACACTTCAAAAAACATTCAGCCAAAAAATAGGCTTGGAGAGCAAGCCCCCATAATCAAAGAGTTTTAACAAAATAACCATGGGAAAATATAAACGTACCAATCTAAAGAGAAAGAGCCACAACCAAAATAAAGCAACAGAGGACCTAGAACTAAGAAAAACCCAAGAAAATATAAGAGCACTAAACAAGGTAGCCCCAACCATCTTAAATATCTTTATATTCTCCTCCCACAAGAGAAAGTTGCAGTTATTTTGTGCCTTTGACCTTCCAACATCCTTTAATCCTATCATTTCTTCCTCTTCTAAATCCTCTTAGAAATAGTCACAACTTGCATAACACAATTCTGCATAAGGAATTGATAATCTTTATCAAGTCTTGTATACTGCCCTCTAGCTTCCTTATCCAGTCCCTATTTCTTTCACACCCTAGACAATTCTGAGGTGTCTCCAAGTTCTCAACTCGCACACTAAGGTATTCCATCTCCTTAGTGATCCTTTGTCAAACATGTTGTTCCTTAAGTTCTCCTTCAACATCTAGGTCCTCATCTTCAACATAATCCTTAAGGTTGTTCAGTCCTTGTTCATTATGAGCATTAGACGAGCTTGAGGAATTAATTGAGAGGGAGATTTATGGTAGAAATTAAGTTTATTAAGGTTGCATAGAAGGTGTCAAAAGGGTGTAAAACCATGGTAAAGGTTGCTAGCTGCTATCATTGTGCTCGGTGTTGGAATGTAGAATCTAGTATGATGGGCATCTAAATTATTTAGATTCAGGGAAATGCACTTAACAGGTGTAATGCCAAACCCACGCCTCTCCATATGAGATATTGTGCTATTTAAGATGAATATTAAATCCACACATGGagaggaaaatttgaaggtttCACATTGGGGTAGCATTTTGGGTCCATAATATTAGAGCACAGTCCCAAACAGGTAAGACGAGTTTGAAGATTGTAAATGTTTGGCGATATTTGTTGAATGAAGTAGAAGAAAAAGTGTGACAATAAAAGCATATAAAAGGAAACACTTTGCCAAAATAGTGCTAGTAATAGAAGAAACATTCTAGTTGTTGGAGGTCATTTTATAGGTTTTGATTGTTGTTCCAAATGATAGCTACttaagtcattttataatttgattAAACATGAATTCGAGAGAAATTTTATAAGGGAATGTTAAGGAAAATATTAAAATTAGAGGTGAATTGGAAGGTGCAAATTTAATCCAATTAAATTACCTAGCATTCCATCAATGATTCAATCTCGGAGACCGAAAAAGGAGCGTAGAAGTATTTTTTAATCATATAATTTGTAAATTTATTCTCTAAATTTTAGAGAAATTATTGGGAGTAAAaatatttttatacatggaaaagatGGTTTGTAAGAATAGCTTTTTGTGTTAATTGGGTTTTGAAAGAGTGTAGTACTTCCTTTAATGCTACGTTCGAAGGGAAAGAATTTATAGAGATTTCATTAGAAGGTCATTTGAATTTGATACCCACTCTTTTCTTTTAATTATGAGTACACATAtcaaattttatttgtaatattggAGCCATTTATGTTTTGAAGATTCACATCCTTGTGTTATTGAGGAGCCAAATAAGACATCAAATGAATAGAGTGTAATTATATATGATTGGAGGTTGGAGAAAATGGAGGCATGTGGCCTTTTATCATCCCAAGATAGCTTCTCACTTAGGGGTGATTCATGCATGAGAAACACATTCTTTTCTCATTTGTGTTCCTAAACAAAAGAGGGGGCTTGACAATATTTTTGTCCCTTCAAAGAACAAGGTGGGTTAGGCTTTTCTTGTGGGTTCACTTGGtgtattcatgtttggttggtgttTTGTGCATCAAAGGATAGAGAGTGTTTTGAAAACACTAGAGGAGGGATTTGATGCACTCAAAGGAGATGTAGGTTCTTGGAGGAGAGTTGTTATCTCATGTGCAACAATAGAGGAGGAATTAGACAAACTTGGAGAAGATGTGCAATTTCTGGGGAAAGGTGTCTCACTGTGTAAGGAAGTTGGTCACTTAATGCTATCTCATGTTGTGCAGATGGTTGTAGGTTATACATTCAGGAGATACACTGTTGAGGTCAGTTTGGTGTTTCCTAGGTGAGTGAGGAGGATTGGTGAAGGTGCTTCATCAAA is a window from the Cryptomeria japonica unplaced genomic scaffold, Sugi_1.0 HiC_scaffold_201, whole genome shotgun sequence genome containing:
- the LOC131048220 gene encoding UDP-glycosyltransferase 85A2-like, whose amino-acid sequence is MVPHALLIPFPAQGHINPMMQLAWKLVSHGFLLTFLNSDSNHNSILKANAPNSLHDNIRMISVPFEFPVMDTLEGVGNGMDAVEKCMGPSVIDRVIQEINAREEENKLTCIIADAWMSFGLHPLATLHKVPLAVFHTAPVSIFAIHYFITNMVSLGVVSSDGIPKQDQKTKYLPSMPPLRSGDLTWLWGGEYFFRKGTRMAQEIKHIKWILFNSFLEIEAPVVETLSKEVGVYPIGPLIPPEFLHSTASTKVLPSLRKHETECLQWLDKQCTHSVIYISFGSTGIMSEKQVEELALGLDATQRPFLWVVRSDLMKGSEAILPAGFLERVRDRGCIVSWAPQLEVLSHPSLACFVTHCGWNSVQESITMGVPMLCWPYFADQFINRTYVVDVWKLGLPLDANSQGILEKEEFLKGVEILLESEQGLEIREEARKLKGIARDTIKDGGSSWNNFNLFLTAMKRQPNE